Proteins encoded in a region of the Streptomyces sp. NBC_01471 genome:
- a CDS encoding ROK family protein, with translation MTAFSRGTTPGLPAEHHVIALDVGGTGMKAALVGADGTLLHEARRATGRERGPEAVVASILDFAAELRAYGEEHFGRTASAAGVAVPGIIDAENGVAVYASNLGWRDVPMRKLLSARLHGIPVALGHDVRTGGLAEGRIGAGKGADRFLFMPLGTGIAGAIGIEGSIEAGAHGYAGEIGHIVVRPGGVDCGCGQHGCLERYASASAVSLAWAEASGDPEADAADCAKAVESGDPRAVAVWQTAVDALADGLVTALTLLDPRTLIIGGGLAEAGETLFVPLKAAVRERVTFQKLPHIVPAALGDTAGCLGAGLLAWDLLSTEVSA, from the coding sequence GTGACTGCATTCTCCCGGGGAACCACCCCCGGTCTCCCGGCCGAACACCATGTCATCGCCCTCGACGTGGGCGGCACCGGCATGAAAGCCGCCCTGGTCGGGGCGGACGGCACCCTGCTCCACGAGGCGCGCAGGGCCACCGGCCGGGAGCGGGGCCCCGAGGCCGTCGTCGCGTCGATCCTCGACTTCGCCGCCGAGCTGCGCGCGTACGGCGAGGAGCACTTCGGCCGGACCGCGTCGGCCGCGGGCGTGGCCGTCCCCGGCATCATCGACGCCGAGAACGGCGTCGCCGTCTACGCCTCCAACCTCGGCTGGCGCGACGTCCCCATGCGGAAACTGCTCAGCGCCCGGCTGCACGGCATCCCGGTGGCGCTCGGCCACGACGTCCGCACCGGCGGGCTCGCCGAGGGACGGATCGGGGCGGGCAAGGGCGCCGACCGCTTCCTCTTCATGCCGCTCGGCACCGGCATCGCGGGCGCCATCGGCATCGAGGGCTCCATCGAGGCGGGCGCCCACGGATACGCCGGGGAGATCGGCCACATCGTCGTACGGCCCGGAGGCGTCGACTGCGGCTGCGGACAGCACGGCTGCCTGGAGCGGTACGCGTCCGCGTCCGCCGTATCGCTGGCCTGGGCCGAGGCGTCCGGCGACCCGGAGGCCGACGCGGCCGACTGCGCCAAGGCCGTCGAGTCCGGCGATCCGAGGGCCGTCGCCGTCTGGCAGACCGCGGTCGACGCGCTCGCCGACGGCCTGGTCACCGCGCTCACCCTGCTCGATCCGCGCACCCTGATCATCGGTGGCGGGCTCGCCGAGGCCGGGGAAACCTTGTTCGTACCCCTCAAGGCGGCAGTGCGGGAACGCGTGACGTTCCAGAAGCTGCCCCACATCGTCCCGGCGGCCCTCGGGGACACCGCTGGATGCCTGGGCGCAGGGCTGCTCGCCTGGGATCTTCTCTCCACGGAGGTATCCGCCTGA
- the nagA gene encoding N-acetylglucosamine-6-phosphate deacetylase: protein MAGSEASTVLSGARVVLPTGTVDGGRVIVEGSRIAGSAPGGAAVLDLTGHWVVPGFVDMHVHGGGGASFTSGTPEEVLKGIDAHRQHGTTTMVASTVTGEMDFLAERAGILSELVEQGDLAGIHFEGPFISPCRKGAHSPSLLRDPDPADVRKLMDAARGTARMFTLATEMKGGIDSVRLLAENGVIAAVGHTDATYEQTVEAIEAGATVATHLFNAMPPFGHRDPGPIAALLEDERVTVELINDGTHLHPAALELAYRSAGSARVALITDAMDAAGFGDGVYLLGPLEVEVKEGVARLVEGGSIAGSTLTLDTAFRRSVTVDKLPVDDVVRSLSANPARLLGLYDRIGSLEPGKDADLVVLDADFGLAGVMRKGAWVIEPKQN from the coding sequence ATGGCCGGAAGCGAAGCAAGCACAGTCCTCTCCGGAGCCCGCGTGGTGCTGCCGACCGGGACCGTCGACGGCGGCCGGGTCATCGTGGAGGGCTCGCGCATCGCCGGGAGCGCTCCCGGGGGTGCGGCGGTCCTCGACCTCACGGGGCACTGGGTGGTGCCCGGGTTCGTCGACATGCACGTGCACGGCGGCGGCGGAGCCTCCTTCACCTCCGGCACCCCCGAGGAGGTGCTCAAGGGCATCGACGCCCACCGGCAGCACGGCACGACCACGATGGTCGCCTCGACCGTCACCGGCGAGATGGACTTCCTCGCCGAGCGGGCCGGGATCCTCTCCGAACTGGTCGAGCAGGGCGACCTGGCCGGCATCCACTTCGAGGGGCCGTTCATCTCCCCCTGCCGCAAGGGCGCGCACAGCCCGTCGCTGCTGCGCGACCCCGACCCGGCCGACGTCCGCAAGCTGATGGACGCGGCGCGCGGCACCGCCCGGATGTTCACGCTGGCCACCGAGATGAAGGGCGGCATCGACTCCGTACGCCTGCTCGCCGAGAACGGCGTCATCGCGGCCGTCGGCCACACCGACGCCACGTACGAGCAGACCGTCGAGGCCATCGAGGCGGGCGCGACCGTCGCCACCCACCTCTTCAACGCGATGCCGCCGTTCGGCCACCGCGACCCGGGCCCCATCGCCGCCCTCCTGGAGGACGAGCGGGTCACCGTCGAGCTGATCAACGACGGCACCCATCTGCACCCGGCCGCGCTGGAGCTGGCGTACCGCTCGGCGGGCTCCGCACGGGTCGCCCTCATCACCGACGCGATGGACGCCGCCGGTTTCGGTGACGGCGTCTATCTGCTCGGCCCGCTGGAGGTCGAGGTCAAGGAGGGCGTGGCCCGGCTGGTCGAGGGCGGCTCGATCGCGGGCTCCACCCTCACCCTGGACACGGCCTTCCGGCGCTCGGTGACCGTCGACAAGCTGCCGGTGGACGACGTCGTACGGTCCCTCTCGGCCAACCCGGCGCGGCTGCTCGGCCTGTACGACAGGATCGGCTCGCTGGAGCCCGGCAAGGACGCCGACCTGGTCGTCCTGGACGCGGACTTCGGGCTGGCCGGTGTGATGCGCAAGGGCGCCTGGGTGATCGAAC